The following proteins are encoded in a genomic region of Nicoliella spurrieriana:
- a CDS encoding tetratricopeptide repeat protein produces MDSYSQKALELLSAGKLTQFDEQFKLALKNDADDMLFSLAEELYSLGFLSQAKQIYRQLLTKYPDEDSLRANLAEIAISEDQNDLALNYLSEIKPDSDSYVQSLMIAADLYQTQGLFEVSKQKLLAAQKAAPDEDVITFALAELYFSTREFDRAIPLYLHLIKKGITTLSAVNLVERIGVAYANAGRFGHAIGYLKQIKLIDMTSDVKFETAFTYLQLGEYQKAIEVFEDLRDSDHDYPTLYPYLGEALVKIHKEKDALRVFQEGLGVDEYNESLWTKAGDLALKIGEKEQAEHYYRSGHRIAPDDLTLTLKLSNLLVQEGQFENNVSFLKQYLETHAIDPQLAWNLATSYSEMDNLKLAATNYQTAAKSFGDNPDFLREAALFFRSIGNVSEMLQLLNRYVELEPTDGEMMQILNEYR; encoded by the coding sequence ATGGATAGTTACTCACAAAAAGCCCTCGAACTACTATCAGCAGGTAAGTTGACCCAGTTTGATGAGCAATTTAAATTAGCCTTAAAAAACGACGCTGATGACATGTTATTTTCATTGGCAGAGGAATTATACTCACTTGGCTTTTTAAGCCAAGCTAAGCAAATTTACCGTCAATTATTGACTAAGTATCCAGATGAAGATTCATTACGGGCGAACTTAGCTGAAATTGCAATTAGTGAGGATCAAAATGACCTTGCGTTAAATTATTTAAGCGAAATTAAGCCCGATTCTGATAGTTATGTTCAATCATTGATGATTGCCGCTGATCTATACCAAACGCAAGGATTATTTGAAGTTAGCAAGCAAAAACTATTGGCTGCGCAAAAAGCAGCTCCAGATGAAGATGTAATCACTTTTGCATTAGCCGAATTATACTTTTCGACCCGTGAGTTTGATAGGGCAATTCCACTTTACTTACATTTAATTAAAAAGGGCATTACCACTTTATCTGCCGTTAACCTAGTTGAAAGAATTGGGGTAGCGTATGCTAATGCTGGCCGTTTTGGGCACGCGATTGGTTACCTGAAGCAGATCAAACTAATTGATATGACTTCTGACGTTAAATTTGAAACGGCCTTTACCTACTTACAACTAGGGGAATATCAAAAGGCGATTGAAGTGTTTGAGGATCTTCGTGATAGCGATCATGATTATCCGACGCTATATCCATACCTAGGGGAAGCACTAGTAAAAATCCATAAAGAAAAAGACGCATTACGCGTCTTTCAGGAAGGATTAGGAGTGGATGAGTATAATGAATCACTTTGGACCAAAGCCGGCGATTTAGCCCTTAAAATCGGTGAAAAAGAACAGGCAGAACATTATTATCGTTCGGGACATCGAATTGCACCGGATGATTTGACCTTAACACTTAAACTATCAAATCTATTAGTTCAAGAAGGCCAGTTCGAAAATAACGTTTCATTTTTGAAACAGTACCTGGAAACGCATGCAATCGATCCCCAATTAGCATGGAATTTAGCAACTTCTTATTCTGAAATGGATAATTTGAAGCTAGCAGCCACTAACTACCAGACGGCAGCTAAATCATTTGGGGATAATCCAGACTTTTTAAGGGAAGCTGCCCTGTTCTTCCGGTCAATTGGGAACGTAAGTGAGATGTTACAATTACTAAATCGATACGTGGAACTGGAACCTACGGATGGTGAAATGATGCAAATATTAAATGAATACCGCTAA
- a CDS encoding phage integrase N-terminal SAM-like domain-containing protein — translation MSVNNYPYQKNFELYLHQVPLAQITIDEYSATLIDLFEYLSNFNRGYQRDHRVSELFDRDVQQYMNMLVSERNITNTTYNKVLSHLNIYFKYLFTQDLTQKLPTLTLKGKERKTPASVSVKWLNELPVIIADDRIHIYTRLVMLLISKGYNLKEFLQPGFYHEFEQIQWSPSEQEFINKFKAFIGPIQIRQSSSDIFLKQRFAGDPHITIQGIHKYLKPDEQKIGMQLKPSQLFQSYIVDYILKHPRLSDTELSEHLRLDMVSILYYRKLIHNLEH, via the coding sequence ATGTCCGTTAATAACTACCCATACCAAAAAAATTTTGAGCTTTATTTACATCAAGTCCCACTAGCACAAATTACCATTGATGAATATTCAGCAACATTGATTGATTTGTTTGAATACCTCTCTAATTTTAACCGTGGTTACCAAAGGGACCATCGGGTCAGTGAGTTGTTCGATCGTGATGTTCAACAGTACATGAACATGCTAGTTAGTGAACGGAATATCACTAATACGACTTATAATAAGGTTCTATCACACCTCAACATTTATTTTAAATACCTATTTACTCAAGATTTGACCCAAAAACTCCCCACTTTAACCTTAAAGGGGAAGGAACGGAAAACGCCTGCGTCGGTTTCCGTGAAATGGCTCAATGAACTCCCAGTCATTATTGCAGATGATCGGATTCACATTTATACGCGTCTAGTGATGCTGTTAATTAGTAAGGGCTATAATTTAAAGGAATTTTTGCAACCCGGCTTTTACCATGAATTCGAACAAATTCAATGGTCACCATCAGAACAGGAATTCATTAATAAATTTAAAGCCTTTATCGGACCGATTCAGATCCGTCAATCTAGCTCGGATATTTTTTTAAAGCAACGCTTCGCAGGTGACCCTCACATCACAATCCAGGGGATTCATAAATATTTAAAACCGGATGAACAAAAAATTGGGATGCAATTAAAGCCATCCCAATTATTTCAAAGTTATATTGTTGATTACATTCTAAAACATCCCCGACTATCAGATACAGAACTATCGGAGCATTTACGTTTAGATATGGTCTCAATTTTATATTACCGAAAATTAATTCATAATCTGGAGCATTAG
- a CDS encoding CCA tRNA nucleotidyltransferase produces MKIQNLPNEFEMARPVLQTIESAGFEAYFVGGSVRDTILGLPIHDVDIAASAYPAEIKELFKRTVDTGIEHGTVMVLDHGNGYEVTTFRTESGYQDYRRPDQVTFIRSLDEDLKRRDFTINALAMREDGEVIDLFNGLTDLKRRLIRAVGDANVRFNEDALRMMRAVRFASKLDFSIDPDTMSAITTHSHLLAKIAVERIYTEFVKMMMGSKPRLGLQDMCNTKMIDYVPEFKNYLPGIKKIIALPEFRLKNEFQVWGLISFSFGLNHKQISELLKRWKAANQTIEATQKIVTALRELVAHGLNSMTLFNTGQSLLGDTMGVARALNISVDETKVMQRYDQLPIKNVHELAINGGDLIKAGVLKPGPELGRILKQLQSVVINGELNNDQPTLLEHARVILSHERKGEI; encoded by the coding sequence ATGAAGATTCAAAACTTACCTAATGAATTTGAAATGGCTAGGCCAGTTTTGCAGACGATTGAGTCAGCCGGCTTTGAGGCTTATTTTGTCGGTGGAAGTGTTCGTGATACAATTCTGGGCCTTCCAATTCACGATGTGGATATTGCTGCTAGTGCCTATCCAGCTGAAATTAAGGAACTATTTAAACGAACGGTCGATACCGGAATCGAACACGGTACGGTAATGGTATTAGATCATGGAAATGGTTATGAAGTAACCACTTTTCGAACTGAATCCGGTTACCAAGACTACCGGAGACCGGATCAGGTGACGTTCATTAGATCACTTGATGAGGATTTAAAACGCCGTGATTTTACGATCAACGCCCTAGCAATGAGGGAAGATGGTGAAGTGATCGATTTGTTCAACGGCTTAACCGATTTAAAACGGCGGTTAATTAGGGCGGTTGGCGATGCTAACGTTCGCTTTAATGAAGATGCCCTGCGGATGATGCGGGCCGTTCGTTTTGCTAGTAAACTGGACTTTTCTATCGATCCTGACACGATGAGTGCCATTACGACCCATAGTCATCTTCTGGCTAAAATTGCTGTTGAACGAATTTATACTGAATTCGTTAAGATGATGATGGGTTCTAAGCCGCGCCTAGGACTTCAGGATATGTGTAACACTAAAATGATTGACTATGTTCCAGAATTTAAGAACTACTTGCCAGGAATAAAGAAGATCATTGCACTGCCCGAATTTAGATTGAAGAATGAATTTCAGGTGTGGGGATTGATTAGTTTTTCATTTGGTTTGAACCACAAACAAATTAGTGAACTCTTAAAGCGTTGGAAAGCAGCTAATCAAACCATTGAAGCTACGCAAAAAATAGTGACTGCCCTTAGGGAATTGGTAGCTCATGGATTAAATTCAATGACGTTGTTCAATACGGGGCAGTCCCTGCTAGGTGATACAATGGGGGTTGCTAGGGCTCTTAACATTTCAGTTGACGAGACTAAGGTGATGCAGCGCTACGATCAACTCCCAATTAAGAATGTCCATGAATTAGCAATTAACGGTGGCGATTTGATCAAAGCGGGGGTATTAAAGCCTGGTCCGGAATTAGGGCGCATTTTAAAACAACTGCAATCGGTGGTAATTAACGGTGAATTAAATAACGATCAACCAACTTTATTGGAACACGCACGGGTAATTTTAAGTCACGAACGAAAGGGTGAGATTTAA
- a CDS encoding ABC-F family ATP-binding cassette domain-containing protein yields the protein MQTLRAENLTKTYGEKTLFKSLDFIINEKDRIGLIGTNGSGKTSLLNVLSGIDTDSSGEIITSKSYTIGYLRQHPELNEDLTILDAVFSGSQAVFKTIRHYEEVLDRYSFNPEDPKIQKQYMDAEAKMNEEDAWNAESDVKTILTQLKITDMQQKVGNLSGGQKRRVALAQVLIQSPDLLLLDEPTNHLDFDSIEWLQEYLAKYKGSLLLVTHDRYFLDRVVNNIWELSFGKLYVYEGNYQDYVQEKADRVDRAVSAEHKQQRLYKQELAWMRKGAKARSTKQQARVNRFNDIKSNINHLQLDQDVDISLGQKRLGKKVINIEHADLKLGDRVILNDFNMLVQGNERIGISGENGAGKSSLLNVIAGKLPLDSGTVTIGETVRLAYYTQQMEPIPGDKRVINYLSDVGQHVTDNQGNDLSITELLEQFLFPRFMHGTLIRKLSGGEKRRLYLLKLLMQQPNVLLLDEPTNDLDISTLTVLEDYIERFNGTVITVSHDRYFLDKTASRLLFFDGNGKIEEHVGKFTDYLAQRNAHGKPAQKTSDSDNQSVKQTTDANSDQPQTKQKVKLTYAERIEYDQIESEIEKLDQQREQIERDMAENSADFEKLAKLQKQLNQVQSESDAKMNRWEYLSQYADE from the coding sequence ATGCAAACATTGAGAGCCGAAAACTTAACCAAGACCTATGGTGAAAAGACCCTTTTTAAGTCACTAGACTTCATTATTAATGAAAAGGATCGCATTGGTTTAATTGGAACGAATGGAAGTGGTAAAACTTCTTTATTAAATGTTTTATCCGGCATTGATACTGATTCCAGTGGGGAGATCATTACATCTAAATCATATACCATTGGCTATTTAAGACAACATCCAGAGTTAAATGAAGATTTAACGATTTTGGATGCCGTCTTTAGTGGGAGCCAAGCGGTATTTAAAACGATTCGGCACTATGAGGAAGTATTGGATCGTTATTCATTTAATCCTGAGGATCCCAAAATTCAAAAACAATACATGGATGCTGAAGCCAAAATGAATGAAGAAGATGCCTGGAATGCCGAAAGCGATGTTAAAACCATTTTGACCCAGTTAAAAATCACTGACATGCAACAAAAAGTGGGAAATCTATCCGGGGGCCAAAAGCGGCGGGTCGCACTGGCACAGGTTTTAATTCAATCTCCTGATCTTTTATTATTGGATGAACCAACTAACCACCTGGACTTTGATTCGATCGAATGGTTACAGGAATACTTAGCAAAGTACAAGGGCTCCTTGCTATTGGTCACCCACGATCGGTACTTTTTGGACCGGGTTGTTAATAACATCTGGGAACTATCGTTTGGCAAACTATATGTCTATGAAGGTAATTATCAAGACTACGTTCAAGAAAAAGCGGACCGAGTGGATCGGGCAGTATCTGCTGAGCATAAGCAACAACGGCTCTACAAACAGGAATTAGCTTGGATGCGAAAGGGTGCTAAGGCGCGATCGACTAAACAACAAGCACGGGTCAACCGGTTTAACGATATTAAGTCCAATATCAATCACCTCCAGTTGGATCAAGATGTTGATATTTCATTAGGGCAAAAACGACTCGGGAAGAAAGTAATTAACATTGAACATGCTGATTTAAAGCTTGGTGACAGGGTTATTTTGAATGATTTTAATATGTTAGTCCAAGGAAACGAACGAATTGGAATCAGTGGTGAAAACGGAGCTGGTAAATCATCATTATTAAACGTGATTGCTGGTAAATTACCGCTAGATTCCGGGACCGTTACAATTGGTGAGACCGTTCGATTAGCCTATTACACCCAGCAAATGGAACCCATTCCAGGTGACAAACGGGTCATTAACTATTTAAGTGATGTTGGTCAACATGTTACTGATAATCAGGGGAACGATTTAAGCATTACTGAATTACTGGAGCAGTTCTTATTCCCTCGCTTTATGCATGGCACGCTGATTCGGAAGCTATCCGGTGGGGAAAAGCGACGGTTGTATTTATTAAAACTATTAATGCAACAACCAAACGTTTTACTATTAGATGAACCAACTAATGATTTAGACATTAGCACGTTAACAGTGTTGGAAGATTACATCGAACGCTTTAATGGGACTGTGATTACGGTATCTCATGATCGTTACTTTTTGGATAAGACCGCAAGCCGCTTATTGTTCTTCGATGGAAACGGCAAGATCGAAGAACACGTTGGGAAGTTTACGGATTACTTAGCCCAAAGAAATGCGCATGGAAAACCAGCTCAAAAAACTAGCGATAGTGACAATCAGTCGGTTAAACAAACTACGGATGCCAATTCTGATCAACCACAGACGAAGCAGAAGGTGAAATTAACCTATGCTGAAAGAATAGAGTACGACCAGATCGAATCCGAAATCGAAAAGTTAGACCAGCAACGTGAACAAATTGAACGGGATATGGCTGAAAACAGTGCTGATTTTGAAAAATTAGCTAAGTTACAAAAGCAATTGAATCAAGTTCAATCTGAATCAGATGCAAAAATGAACCGTTGGGAATACCTCAGCCAGTATGCCGACGAATAG
- a CDS encoding thymidylate synthase yields MLEDAYLNLERYVLSHGHRKTDRTGTGTISTFGYQMRFDLSAGFPLLTTKKVPFGLIKSELLWFLHGDTNIKFLLQHHNHIWDEWAFANYVKSSDYHGPDMTDFGRRHSVDADFNQQYQEQKKQFCQRILTDDQFAERYGDLGDVYGSQWRQWKTRSGETIDQIQNVIETIKTHPDSRRMIVSAWNPEDVPSMALPPCHTMFQFYVNDGKLSCQLYQRSGDIFLGVPFNIASYALLTCLIAKETGLQPGEFIHTLGDAHIYLNHVEQVKQQLNRTPKAAPTLWLNPAKNSIFDYQMDDIKVVGYDSYPAIKAPVAV; encoded by the coding sequence ATGTTAGAAGATGCATATTTAAATTTAGAACGCTACGTCTTATCACATGGGCACCGCAAAACCGATCGGACTGGGACGGGAACGATCAGTACTTTTGGGTATCAAATGCGCTTTGATCTTAGTGCCGGATTCCCGCTGTTGACAACTAAAAAGGTTCCCTTCGGGTTAATCAAAAGTGAATTATTATGGTTCTTACATGGCGATACGAACATTAAGTTTTTATTGCAACACCACAATCACATCTGGGATGAATGGGCATTTGCAAATTATGTTAAATCAAGCGATTACCATGGCCCTGACATGACTGATTTTGGACGGCGGCACTCAGTGGATGCAGACTTTAACCAACAATACCAAGAGCAAAAAAAGCAATTTTGTCAACGCATCTTAACCGATGATCAATTTGCTGAGCGATATGGAGACTTAGGTGATGTTTATGGTAGTCAGTGGCGTCAGTGGAAGACCCGGAGTGGTGAGACCATTGATCAAATTCAAAATGTAATTGAAACGATTAAGACCCACCCGGACTCTAGAAGAATGATCGTATCTGCTTGGAATCCAGAGGATGTGCCATCAATGGCGTTACCACCGTGTCATACAATGTTTCAATTTTACGTTAATGACGGTAAACTAAGTTGTCAATTGTACCAACGAAGTGGTGATATTTTCTTAGGGGTGCCATTTAACATTGCTAGTTATGCATTATTAACGTGTTTGATTGCTAAGGAGACCGGACTACAACCCGGTGAGTTCATTCATACACTAGGGGATGCCCACATTTATTTAAATCACGTGGAACAGGTCAAACAACAACTGAACCGGACGCCTAAAGCCGCGCCAACATTATGGTTAAATCCCGCAAAAAATAGTATTTTTGACTATCAAATGGATGATATTAAGGTGGTTGGCTACGATAGTTACCCGGCAATTAAAGCTCCGGTAGCGGTTTAA
- a CDS encoding dihydrofolate reductase produces the protein MIAFVWAQSQNGIIGNHGGLPWKMPADMHHFKTTTTGHLILAGRATFESFGRPLPNRTNMVLTHHAPSKFPAGVVVFNDVAAFLADYKQRNEDVYVVGGAKVFQALMDYVDCLYRTVIDTEIDGDTQMPPIDYSQFELLATSSFDADEKNQYPYTFETYRKLK, from the coding sequence ATGATCGCATTTGTATGGGCGCAGAGCCAAAATGGCATCATTGGCAACCACGGTGGGCTACCGTGGAAAATGCCAGCTGATATGCACCATTTTAAAACGACTACGACGGGGCACTTAATTTTGGCCGGACGGGCAACCTTTGAATCATTTGGTCGTCCCCTACCAAATCGGACCAATATGGTATTGACCCACCATGCGCCAAGTAAATTTCCAGCGGGAGTGGTTGTTTTTAATGATGTCGCTGCATTCTTAGCAGATTACAAACAACGCAATGAGGATGTTTACGTTGTCGGTGGTGCTAAGGTATTTCAAGCTTTAATGGACTATGTTGATTGTTTGTATCGAACCGTAATTGATACTGAAATTGATGGTGATACTCAAATGCCACCAATTGATTACTCACAGTTTGAATTGCTAGCAACTAGTTCATTTGATGCCGATGAAAAGAATCAATATCCGTATACTTTTGAAACTTACCGTAAGTTAAAATAA
- a CDS encoding YozE family protein, which translates to MGQSFYQYLMTERNPKSYEPIAEFANNAFYDHSFPKNTADFEVISRYLEENGSYLPSMSIFDDAWSRFLDYKD; encoded by the coding sequence ATGGGACAAAGTTTTTATCAATATCTAATGACTGAACGAAACCCCAAAAGTTATGAACCAATTGCTGAATTTGCTAATAATGCTTTTTATGACCATTCTTTCCCCAAAAACACCGCTGATTTTGAAGTAATTTCACGTTATTTAGAGGAAAATGGTTCATATTTACCGTCGATGAGCATTTTTGATGATGCATGGAGTCGGTTTTTAGATTACAAGGATTAG
- the ylqF gene encoding ribosome biogenesis GTPase YlqF: MGVNIQWFPGHMAKAIRQFEENVHLVDIIFELVDARAPFSSMNPEVARIGVDKPHLLILTKADLADAHLTKQWIKYFDTHGYTAIAVDSKQNGANKLVTQTAQSILRPKLAAELKRGMKQRPIKAICVGVPNVGKSTLLNRLVQKRAAQVGNRPGVTKGQQWLRSSKDLELLDTPGILWPKFQNQAIANKLALTGAIKDNLYASDDIALFALAFFSKHRQTELMTRYRLTDADLELSTVDLLLKITKQIGMRDDYERASVRLIQDVRKGKLGRFTLDSMDLVDPNE, translated from the coding sequence ATGGGTGTAAATATTCAATGGTTCCCTGGACACATGGCCAAAGCAATTCGGCAGTTCGAAGAAAACGTTCACCTAGTTGATATTATTTTTGAATTGGTCGACGCAAGGGCCCCATTTAGTTCGATGAATCCAGAAGTAGCAAGAATTGGGGTCGATAAACCCCACCTATTGATTTTAACCAAGGCTGATCTAGCTGATGCGCACCTAACTAAGCAATGGATTAAATATTTTGATACCCATGGATATACTGCCATTGCCGTTGATTCTAAGCAAAACGGGGCGAATAAGCTAGTGACTCAGACTGCCCAATCCATTTTACGGCCTAAATTAGCAGCCGAGCTAAAGCGAGGGATGAAACAACGCCCCATCAAGGCCATATGTGTAGGAGTTCCGAACGTCGGTAAATCAACACTGTTGAATCGACTAGTGCAAAAGCGGGCGGCTCAGGTAGGAAATCGCCCAGGGGTAACGAAGGGCCAGCAATGGTTACGCTCCAGTAAGGATTTGGAATTATTAGACACCCCCGGGATTTTGTGGCCTAAGTTTCAAAATCAAGCAATTGCTAATAAATTGGCATTGACTGGTGCAATTAAGGATAATCTATATGCTAGTGATGACATTGCCCTATTTGCTTTGGCATTTTTTAGCAAGCATCGGCAAACGGAATTGATGACCCGGTATCGACTAACAGATGCTGATCTTGAATTAAGTACTGTGGATTTGCTGCTTAAAATCACTAAACAAATTGGGATGCGAGATGATTATGAACGGGCATCGGTCAGGTTGATTCAAGATGTCCGAAAGGGTAAGTTAGGGCGCTTTACCCTAGATTCAATGGATTTAGTTGACCCTAATGAATAA
- a CDS encoding ribonuclease HII, giving the protein MNNLTINQIKSQLAKVDSLSDNMLQALANDKRKGVQLALKQRIHQLQVTAKLRDAFFKRFQYERTFWHQGINYIAGVDEVGRGPLAGPVVAGAVMIPRDFDLLEVNDSKQLSPKKRAELAPLIRQSALSVGIGIMDNHVIDQVNIYEATRLAMKAAVDQLDPIPQRIIVDAMQIDVPIKQVRLIKGDAKSVSVSAASIIAKVYRDHLMDEYARKYPEYDFIHNAGYGTKKHLAALQQFGATSIHRISFAPVKNFVKK; this is encoded by the coding sequence ATGAATAATTTAACCATCAATCAGATTAAAAGCCAATTAGCAAAAGTTGATTCACTTAGTGATAACATGCTACAAGCCCTTGCTAATGATAAGCGCAAGGGAGTGCAATTAGCCCTAAAGCAGCGGATTCATCAACTACAAGTTACTGCCAAGCTACGGGATGCATTTTTCAAACGTTTTCAATACGAACGAACATTTTGGCACCAGGGCATTAATTACATTGCCGGTGTTGATGAGGTGGGGCGTGGTCCGTTAGCAGGCCCAGTCGTTGCTGGAGCGGTAATGATTCCACGTGATTTTGACCTACTTGAAGTAAATGATTCTAAACAGCTTAGCCCTAAAAAGCGGGCTGAACTAGCACCATTGATTAGACAATCAGCACTGAGCGTTGGCATTGGAATCATGGATAATCATGTTATTGACCAGGTCAATATCTATGAGGCCACCCGACTTGCAATGAAGGCGGCAGTCGATCAACTCGATCCAATCCCACAGCGCATTATCGTTGATGCCATGCAGATCGATGTTCCCATTAAACAAGTTCGGCTGATCAAGGGGGATGCTAAAAGTGTATCCGTTTCAGCTGCTAGTATTATCGCAAAGGTCTATCGGGACCATTTAATGGATGAATATGCCCGTAAGTATCCTGAATATGATTTTATTCATAATGCAGGGTATGGGACGAAGAAGCATTTAGCTGCTTTGCAGCAATTTGGTGCTACGTCCATTCATCGAATTAGTTTTGCACCGGTCAAAAATTTCGTTAAAAAATAA
- the dprA gene encoding DNA-processing protein DprA gives MQARQLLLKLRICRGINFRGEYRVYQWLKQNLKVVSGKQDLDLDEQALIEIAQIKRSCQAQFRASFLSDQLESDIALNERMCNYTTIFDEDYPPNLLEAGLPPMVLFYQGNIRLAHQKLLGMVGSRKNSGYAIQTMRALVPELVKNQIVTVSGLATGVDGLCHRLTIQNGGSTIAVIGTGLDYCYPRNNVRLQSLIAHDHLLLTEYPLGVSVRKHHFLERNRVIAGLIKNIIIIEAAQKSGSLITANLALNNNRNVMAIPGPIGHCLSVGCNELIAEGAKPVLTVEDILEDF, from the coding sequence ATGCAAGCAAGACAATTATTATTAAAGTTACGAATCTGTCGAGGAATTAATTTTCGGGGTGAATATCGGGTCTACCAATGGCTGAAACAGAATTTAAAGGTAGTATCTGGTAAGCAAGATTTAGATTTAGATGAGCAAGCTCTAATTGAGATTGCTCAAATTAAGCGCAGTTGCCAAGCTCAGTTCAGGGCTAGTTTTTTAAGTGACCAATTGGAATCTGATATTGCATTGAATGAACGAATGTGTAACTATACCACCATTTTTGATGAAGACTATCCTCCGAATCTCTTGGAAGCCGGGTTACCGCCAATGGTCCTTTTTTATCAGGGAAATATTAGGCTGGCACACCAAAAGCTATTGGGGATGGTGGGGAGTCGGAAAAATTCAGGCTATGCGATCCAAACAATGCGGGCGTTAGTTCCAGAGCTAGTTAAAAATCAGATTGTGACCGTCTCTGGATTAGCAACCGGTGTTGACGGACTATGTCATCGGTTAACGATTCAAAATGGTGGGAGCACGATTGCAGTAATTGGGACCGGGTTAGATTACTGTTATCCTAGGAACAATGTCAGATTACAATCACTAATTGCACACGATCATTTATTATTAACGGAGTACCCGCTGGGAGTAAGCGTTCGTAAACATCACTTTTTAGAACGAAATCGGGTCATTGCCGGTTTAATAAAAAATATTATTATTATCGAAGCCGCCCAAAAATCAGGGAGTTTAATTACCGCTAATTTAGCACTAAATAACAATCGTAATGTAATGGCAATCCCCGGTCCCATCGGGCATTGCTTGTCAGTTGGTTGTAATGAATTAATTGCCGAGGGGGCCAAGCCGGTTTTAACGGTCGAAGATATTTTGGAAGATTTTTAA